From the genome of Salvelinus fontinalis isolate EN_2023a chromosome 20, ASM2944872v1, whole genome shotgun sequence, one region includes:
- the LOC129817588 gene encoding 5-hydroxytryptamine receptor 1E-like: MEMERDLGDSSTGPNITNSTGAPDSALPVVVFTDRMVVLVVILALLTLLTVLANSAVITAICTTKKLHLPANYLICSLAFTDFLVAILVMPISILYIATEYWSLGQVVCEAWLSVDMTCCTCSILHLCVIALDRYWAITKAIEYARKRSARRAAVMVGIIWVISVFISIPPLFWRHRPGSHGPKQCIIEHDHVGYTIYSTFGAFYIPMTLILILYYRIYNAAKTLYQKRGSSRHLSSRSQTKTDSQNSLNHCRMAHTFCVSDLSTSDPTLEFDRLNATIRIPSFETDMDGSDERSQICTSRERKAARILGLILGAFILCWLPFFLKELLVGLQVITASPQVSDFLTWLGYINSLINPLLYTSFNEDFKLAFKKLLRRKEHA, encoded by the coding sequence atggagatggagagggaccTTGGGGACAGCTCCACAGGGCCCAATATCACCAACAGCACAGGAGCTCCAGACAGCGCTCTCCCTGTGGTGGTGTTCACAGACAggatggtggtgctggtggttaTCCTGGCGCTACTCACCCTCCTCACTGTGCTCGCCAACAGTGCTGTCATCACAGCCATCTGCACCACCAAGAAGCTCCACCTTCCCGCTAACTACCTCATCTGCTCCCTGGCGTTCACCGACTTCCTGGTAGCTATCCTGGTCATGCCAATCAGCATCCTATACATTGCCACAGAGTACTGGTCGTTGGGCCAGGTGGTGTGTGAGGCCTGGCTGAGTGTGGACATGACCTGCTGCACATGCTCAATCCTGCACCTGTGTGTCATAGCGCTGGACCGCTACTGGGCTATCACCAAGGCCATCGAGTACGCCCGTAAGAGGTCGGCCCGCCGGGCAGCTGTCATGGTGGGCATCATCTGGGTCATCTCAGTCTTCATATCCATTCCACCCCTCTTCTGGAGACACAGGCCCGGTAGCCACGGCCCAAAACAGTGCATCATAGAGCATGACCACGTGGGCTACACTATTTACTCCACCTTCGGGGCCTTTTACATCCCCATGACCCTTATTCTCATCTTGTACTATAGGATTTACAATGCTGCTAAGACGCTCTATCAGAAACGGGGCTCATCGCGGCACTTGAGCAGCCGAAGCCAGACGAAGACTGATAGCCAGAACTCTCTGAACCACTGCCGTATGGCACACACCTTCTGCGTATCGGACCTATCCACCTCAGACCCCACTCTAGAGTTTGACAGGCTCAATGCCACCATCCGTATCCCCTCATTTGAGACAGATATGGACGGGTCAGATGAGAGGAGCCAGATCTGTACCTCCAGGGAGAGGAAGGCAGCACGTATCCTGGGCCTCATCCTCGGGGCTTTTATCCTCTGCTGGCTGCCTTTCTTTCTGAAGGAGCTCCTTGTGGGCCTACAGGTCATAACTGCCTCACCCCAGGTGTCAGACTTCCTAACCTGGCTGGGCTACATCAACTCACTTATTAATCCTCTACTTTACACCAGCTTCAATGAGGATTTTAAGTTGGCCTTTAAGAAACTGCTCAGACGAAAGGAGCATGCATAG